A genomic segment from Paenibacillus sp. FSL K6-1096 encodes:
- a CDS encoding aspartyl-phosphate phosphatase Spo0E family protein, with translation MNLYPHSPEAKVQDYREDELFLTIENLRSELLEVAQERSLSDHVVLELSQRLDGYIVMAQNLMMESLRSRKAGAVSYGKSKRIRNKAALQQ, from the coding sequence GTGAACCTTTACCCCCATTCTCCTGAGGCCAAAGTCCAGGATTACAGAGAAGATGAGCTGTTCCTTACTATAGAGAACTTACGAAGCGAGCTGTTGGAGGTTGCCCAGGAACGCAGTCTTAGCGACCATGTGGTGCTGGAGCTTAGCCAGCGGCTGGACGGATATATTGTGATGGCCCAGAATCTGATGATGGAGAGCCTGCGCAGCCGCAAGGCCGGAGCCGTGTCCTATGGAAAGAGCAAGCGGATCAGGAATAAGGCAGCTTTGCAGCAGTAG
- a CDS encoding LysR family transcriptional regulator: MEIRQLEYFVQAARLNSFSRAAESLYITQPTISKMIRNLELELGADLFYREGKSIRLTDAGELLLVKAQNIVESFASLSTELDSLRNLKRGHIRIGLPPMVGASFFPAVIGEFHRKYPDVTIRLHEDGAKKVEDDVEAGLLDIGAIVLPVDAARFHCFTFVEEKLELLVPAGHRLDGAEQVKLKELAEEEFVLFREDFALHDRIISECVKAGFQPKVVYESSQWDLISRMVAAGMGIALLPETICREVDRSRIAVIPLTEPVIPWQLGMIWRRDRYLSFAAREWIAFAMKVLGV, translated from the coding sequence ATGGAGATCAGACAACTGGAGTATTTCGTGCAGGCCGCCAGGCTGAACAGCTTCTCCCGGGCTGCAGAATCGCTGTATATCACCCAGCCTACGATCAGCAAGATGATCCGCAATCTGGAGCTGGAGCTTGGCGCAGACCTGTTCTACCGCGAGGGCAAAAGCATCCGCCTGACGGATGCCGGAGAGCTGCTGCTCGTCAAAGCGCAGAATATTGTTGAATCGTTCGCCAGCCTCTCCACCGAGCTGGACAGTCTGCGGAATCTGAAGCGGGGGCATATCCGTATCGGCCTGCCGCCGATGGTGGGGGCAAGCTTCTTTCCTGCGGTCATCGGGGAATTCCACCGCAAGTATCCTGATGTGACGATCCGGCTGCATGAAGACGGGGCCAAAAAAGTCGAGGATGATGTAGAGGCCGGTCTGCTCGACATCGGGGCGATTGTGCTGCCGGTGGATGCGGCCAGGTTCCACTGCTTCACCTTCGTGGAGGAGAAGCTGGAGCTGCTGGTTCCCGCAGGCCACCGTCTGGACGGGGCGGAGCAGGTTAAGCTGAAGGAGCTGGCGGAAGAGGAATTCGTCCTGTTCCGCGAGGACTTCGCCCTGCATGACCGCATCATCTCGGAATGTGTGAAGGCGGGCTTTCAGCCCAAGGTGGTCTATGAGAGCTCGCAGTGGGATCTTATCAGCCGGATGGTTGCGGCCGGCATGGGCATCGCGCTGCTGCCGGAGACCATCTGCCGCGAGGTCGACCGCTCACGGATCGCGGTCATTCCCCTGACAGAGCCGGTCATTCCCTGGCAGCTCGGCATGATCTGGCGCAGAGACCGCTACCTGTCGTTTGCTGCGAGGGAGTGGATAGCTTTTGCGATGAAGGTGCTGGGTGTATAA
- a CDS encoding CidA/LrgA family holin-like protein gives MRKIALSLLQVAGLTVFSLLINLLTSTLHIPLPGSIIGMIVLFILLESGVVRLNWVEAGASWLLAELLLFFIPSAIGVMKYSTLLEADGLQVLAVVLIGTFAVMASSGLLTGAIYKVKERKSS, from the coding sequence ATGAGAAAGATTGCTCTAAGCCTGCTGCAGGTTGCCGGACTTACCGTCTTCTCCCTGCTGATTAACCTGTTGACCTCAACCCTGCATATTCCGCTGCCCGGCAGCATCATTGGGATGATTGTATTATTCATTCTGCTGGAGTCCGGCGTGGTCCGCCTGAACTGGGTGGAGGCAGGCGCTTCCTGGCTGCTGGCCGAGCTGCTGCTGTTCTTCATTCCCTCTGCAATCGGCGTGATGAAATATTCAACCTTACTTGAAGCCGACGGCCTGCAGGTGCTGGCTGTGGTACTCATAGGAACCTTTGCCGTCATGGCAAGCTCAGGCCTGCTGACAGGCGCTATCTATAAAGTGAAGGAGCGTAAAAGCTCATGA
- a CDS encoding CidB/LrgB family autolysis modulator, producing the protein MTTGLLFLGLTIAVYLLTKRVYAATGKMYMSPLIITPLLIIGFLLMTGSSYESYNSGGKWLSDLLQPATIAFAIPLHKNFKVLKKHAAEIAAGVLSGTVTAVLSSMLLAKWLHLSGDLATSLVPRSVTTPIAMSISQSIGGVPSITAVFVILTGVLGTMMGPSVLRLFRIENEVARGVSLGTAAHGTGTSKAFELSSLTGTISSISMILTALFSIGLAPALLAVFIQ; encoded by the coding sequence ATGACAACCGGACTCTTATTCCTGGGACTTACGATCGCTGTATATCTTCTGACCAAGCGTGTCTATGCGGCCACCGGCAAAATGTATATGTCCCCGCTGATTATTACTCCCCTGCTGATCATCGGCTTCCTGCTGATGACCGGAAGCTCGTATGAATCATATAATTCGGGAGGCAAATGGCTGTCGGATCTGCTTCAGCCGGCGACCATCGCCTTCGCCATTCCTCTGCACAAGAATTTCAAGGTGCTCAAAAAGCACGCCGCCGAGATTGCGGCTGGCGTGCTGTCAGGTACGGTTACGGCGGTGCTGTCCTCCATGCTGCTGGCCAAGTGGCTGCACTTAAGCGGTGATCTGGCGACCAGTCTGGTCCCGCGCTCCGTGACGACACCAATCGCCATGAGCATCTCGCAGAGCATCGGCGGCGTACCCAGCATTACCGCTGTCTTCGTCATCCTGACCGGTGTACTGGGAACGATGATGGGCCCGTCCGTGCTGCGCCTTTTCCGGATTGAGAACGAGGTCGCGCGCGGGGTATCGCTGGGAACCGCAGCACACGGCACAGGCACCTCCAAGGCCTTCGAGCTTAGCTCGCTGACCGGCACCATCTCCAGCATCTCGATGATTCTGACGGCGCTGTTCTCGATCGGGCTGGCACCCGCGCTGCTCGCCGTGTTCATTCAGTAA
- a CDS encoding Gfo/Idh/MocA family oxidoreductase — MTLNIGIVGTGWFSKVHADLLAGMEDVSLKAVCGSSKAKGEEMARPYGAEGYGEITEMLDSHKLDAVYICVPPQSHGAIERSLIRRDIPFFVEKPLGSSTMIPASLLEDVKEHNLLTSVGYHFRYQENIQRLKQLLSGDKVGMITGEWMGGMPGVAWWRNQEQSGGQFTEQTTHIVDLLRYLAGEVTEVYGMFGNRIMHEKHEGVTVSDVGTVSLKLASGVIASISNTCVLPGEVGKTGISFYNDNGLLDWSPDRLLEMRSGDSKEYKNTGNPYAAESEAFLHAVRTGDRSRILSDYEDGYKTLKVTCAAYESAKSGAPVKL, encoded by the coding sequence ATGACGCTTAACATCGGAATCGTGGGAACCGGCTGGTTCTCTAAGGTACACGCGGACCTGCTGGCAGGCATGGAGGATGTATCGCTGAAGGCGGTCTGCGGGAGCAGCAAGGCGAAGGGTGAAGAGATGGCCCGTCCTTACGGAGCTGAGGGCTATGGGGAGATTACCGAAATGCTGGACAGCCACAAGCTGGATGCCGTCTACATCTGTGTGCCGCCACAGTCGCACGGGGCCATTGAGCGGTCGCTGATCCGCCGGGATATTCCCTTTTTCGTGGAGAAGCCGCTTGGCTCAAGCACAATGATTCCGGCCAGTCTGCTGGAGGACGTCAAGGAGCATAACCTGCTGACCTCAGTAGGCTATCACTTCCGTTATCAGGAGAATATTCAGCGGCTGAAGCAGCTGCTCTCCGGAGACAAGGTGGGGATGATTACCGGGGAATGGATGGGCGGAATGCCCGGCGTAGCCTGGTGGCGCAATCAGGAGCAGTCCGGCGGACAGTTCACGGAGCAGACAACACATATCGTGGACCTGCTGCGTTACCTGGCCGGGGAAGTGACGGAGGTGTACGGTATGTTCGGCAACCGGATCATGCATGAGAAGCATGAAGGAGTGACCGTATCGGATGTGGGTACGGTATCGCTGAAGCTTGCCAGCGGTGTGATTGCCAGCATCTCCAACACCTGTGTGCTGCCCGGCGAGGTAGGGAAGACCGGCATCAGCTTCTATAATGATAACGGACTGCTGGACTGGAGCCCGGACCGCCTGCTGGAGATGCGCAGCGGGGACAGCAAGGAATATAAGAACACCGGCAACCCTTACGCCGCAGAGAGCGAGGCCTTCCTGCACGCGGTGCGTACCGGGGACCGCTCCCGGATTCTCAGCGATTATGAGGACGGGTACAAGACGCTGAAGGTTACCTGCGCCGCCTATGAATCAGCGAAGAGCGGGGCGCCAGTGAAGCTCTAG
- a CDS encoding ATP-dependent DNA helicase, giving the protein MEYTEIALSVRALVEYAYRSGSLEPGFGSAAAMAEGTRSHQLIQKQYKEGDRKEVYLKTELRRGSLLFLIDGRCDGLLAAEDGSLTVEEIKSIAGTPDAALEGKEVHWAQAYMYAYMLAADLELPSIKVKLTYVQRGGGAQHSLYREMSREALEAFAEETVDRYVPYAEMMVRHSTKRGESIPGLAFPFPAYRTGQRHFAAAVYTAIAEGANLFAQAPTGIGKTMSTLFPAVKALGEGKAAGIFYLTAKTVTRIAAQEAVAVLNSRGLHLHVIALTAKEKACFREEGLCSLESCPYAEGYYDRINGALLDMLEHETLMTRETIAGYARRHEVCPFEFSLDAAYACDVVICDYNYIYDPRISLKRMSEERKKHTVLLVDEAHNLVDRGREMYSAALTKAPFLALQRQYKTVNPQLSAAAKAVNAFFITLRKSCGDRKAGEWKDYPAELPELLEQFAAESEQELLHASAPLLPQADGEGTDSLLDTFYAVQAMLRTFRTYDERYITYAEVSGGDVFLKLFNLDPSHLLQQMAKSFRSQILFSATLSPLHYYRDMIGAGEDDYSLSLPSPFHKEQWQVSVLPVSTRYHDREASLQPLSDALMGMAAKKGNYLVFFPSYLYLKNVYEVFTESYPQVRTLLQGSGMSEAEREQFLAAFSPDNPETLLGFAVLGGIFSEGVDLPGDRLNGVMVVGVGLPQVGLERNLLRSYFQAQGRNGFDYAYVYPGMCKVRQAGGRLIRSESDNGVIVLADDRFLQNGYRQLLPEEWRDYSVLG; this is encoded by the coding sequence ATGGAGTATACGGAAATCGCCCTGTCCGTCAGGGCGCTGGTGGAATATGCCTACCGCAGCGGCAGTCTGGAGCCGGGCTTCGGCAGCGCAGCGGCGATGGCGGAGGGGACGCGCAGCCATCAGCTGATCCAGAAGCAATATAAGGAGGGCGACCGCAAGGAGGTCTATCTGAAGACCGAGCTGCGGCGCGGGTCTCTGCTGTTCCTGATCGACGGGCGCTGCGACGGCCTGCTGGCCGCAGAGGACGGCAGCCTGACGGTGGAGGAGATTAAATCGATAGCCGGAACGCCGGACGCTGCCCTGGAAGGGAAGGAGGTGCACTGGGCGCAGGCTTATATGTATGCTTATATGCTTGCTGCCGATCTGGAGCTTCCCTCCATTAAGGTGAAGCTCACCTATGTGCAGCGGGGAGGCGGCGCGCAGCACAGCCTCTACCGGGAGATGAGCCGCGAAGCGCTGGAGGCCTTTGCGGAAGAGACGGTAGACCGGTATGTGCCGTATGCCGAGATGATGGTCCGGCATAGCACGAAGAGAGGGGAGAGCATTCCCGGCTTGGCGTTTCCGTTCCCGGCCTACCGGACAGGCCAGCGGCACTTCGCTGCCGCTGTATACACCGCAATAGCCGAGGGGGCCAATCTCTTCGCCCAGGCGCCGACCGGCATCGGCAAGACGATGTCGACGCTGTTCCCGGCGGTCAAGGCGCTGGGTGAAGGCAAGGCGGCCGGTATCTTCTATCTGACGGCCAAGACGGTTACCCGGATCGCCGCGCAGGAGGCGGTTGCGGTGCTGAACAGCCGGGGGCTGCATCTGCATGTCATTGCCCTGACCGCTAAGGAGAAGGCCTGCTTCCGGGAGGAGGGGCTATGCAGCCTGGAGTCCTGCCCGTATGCCGAGGGCTACTATGACCGGATCAATGGCGCGCTGCTCGATATGCTGGAGCATGAGACGCTGATGACCCGCGAGACCATTGCCGGCTATGCCCGGAGGCATGAGGTATGCCCCTTTGAATTCTCACTCGATGCAGCCTATGCCTGCGATGTAGTGATCTGTGATTACAATTACATCTATGATCCGCGGATCAGCCTGAAGCGGATGTCCGAGGAACGGAAGAAGCATACCGTGCTGCTGGTGGATGAAGCGCATAATCTGGTGGACCGGGGGCGGGAGATGTATTCCGCCGCGCTGACGAAGGCGCCGTTCCTGGCGCTGCAGCGGCAGTACAAGACGGTGAATCCGCAGCTCAGCGCCGCCGCCAAAGCGGTGAATGCCTTCTTCATTACACTGCGCAAGAGCTGCGGCGACCGCAAGGCAGGGGAGTGGAAGGACTATCCGGCGGAGCTGCCGGAGCTGCTGGAGCAGTTCGCGGCAGAAAGCGAGCAAGAGCTGCTGCATGCTTCAGCTCCGCTCCTCCCGCAGGCGGACGGGGAGGGGACGGACAGCCTGCTTGATACCTTTTATGCTGTCCAGGCAATGCTGCGTACCTTCCGAACCTATGATGAACGTTATATCACCTATGCCGAGGTAAGCGGCGGCGATGTATTCCTGAAGCTGTTCAATCTCGATCCCTCGCATCTGCTGCAGCAGATGGCGAAGAGCTTCCGCAGCCAGATTCTGTTCTCGGCCACCCTCTCGCCGCTCCATTATTACAGGGATATGATCGGGGCCGGGGAGGACGACTACAGCCTGAGCCTGCCGTCGCCTTTTCACAAGGAGCAGTGGCAGGTGTCCGTTCTCCCCGTGTCCACCCGGTATCATGACCGGGAGGCCTCCCTGCAGCCGCTCAGCGATGCGCTGATGGGCATGGCCGCGAAGAAGGGCAATTACCTGGTCTTCTTCCCGTCCTATCTGTATCTGAAGAACGTCTATGAAGTGTTTACAGAGAGCTACCCGCAGGTCCGCACGCTGCTGCAGGGCAGCGGGATGAGCGAAGCGGAGCGGGAGCAGTTCCTGGCGGCATTCTCGCCGGATAACCCGGAGACACTGCTGGGCTTTGCCGTGCTGGGCGGTATTTTCTCCGAAGGGGTGGATCTTCCGGGGGACCGGCTGAACGGAGTGATGGTCGTAGGTGTCGGCCTGCCGCAGGTGGGGCTGGAGCGCAATCTGCTGCGGAGCTACTTCCAGGCGCAGGGCAGGAACGGCTTCGATTACGCCTACGTCTACCCGGGAATGTGCAAGGTCCGGCAGGCCGGAGGGCGGCTGATCCGCAGCGAGAGCGATAACGGTGTAATTGTGCTCGCCGATGACCGATTTCTGCAGAACGGTTACCGGCAGCTGCTCCCTGAGGAGTGGCGGGACTATTCGGTCCTGGGCTGA
- a CDS encoding LTA synthase family protein: protein MSSVTLKRWLLKPFVFFSILFLFKSLLAWGVIFDDLQFWKSILTELPFVWALFFLIERFASRRKLGYYMTVNLLVTAIFFAAIMYFKYYGVIVTYHAAEQVNQVTAVKNSVFSLMDPYYLLIFTDIIVLGFYFFINKKGRNYKKDQINRPNGRGLHVVLFAVSLGLCLFNILPNKASMNEIKKAQEMGILNYEAYTIFAQDRTELVQASEITQDSINQLKGIDPAAVSPYAGAAKNKNLIVIQLESFQNFLLGLKLDGQEVTPNLNRLMENSLYFNNFYQMVGQGNTSDAEFVVNSSFYIPPQGAATMSYIDKELPSLPRLLQASGYQTATFHTNVVEFWNRGELYSALGWEKYYDHEFFGDEDAFFFGASDEVLYRKTAGKLKEMGAAGQPFYAQVISMSAHHPFTIPAEKYKMKLPERYEGTFVGDYIRSQNYADYAFGQFVDELKADGLWDNSLIMVYGDHMGLPIYSLDHDDKELMKEIYGHDYSYANMLNIPLLIHSEGALAPQKLEQVGGEVDILPTAASLLGVPVDHQIHFGQDLLSQTYNLLPQRYYLPTGSFIASSALLIPGNSFEDNTQYPLAAGGHAPAGTEDEYSRALRLRQLSDSYIMQLPDKAPAAE from the coding sequence GTGTCATCCGTAACATTGAAGCGATGGTTGCTTAAGCCATTTGTATTCTTTTCCATTCTGTTTCTGTTCAAGAGCCTGTTGGCCTGGGGTGTCATCTTTGATGATCTGCAATTCTGGAAATCGATTCTGACGGAGCTGCCGTTTGTCTGGGCGCTGTTCTTCCTGATTGAGCGCTTTGCATCAAGACGGAAGCTCGGATATTACATGACCGTGAACCTGCTGGTTACGGCGATCTTTTTTGCCGCGATTATGTACTTCAAGTATTACGGGGTTATTGTCACTTACCATGCCGCAGAGCAGGTGAACCAGGTCACCGCCGTCAAGAACAGCGTATTCTCCCTGATGGACCCTTATTATCTGCTGATCTTCACCGATATTATCGTCCTGGGCTTCTATTTCTTCATTAACAAGAAGGGGCGCAATTACAAAAAGGATCAGATCAACCGGCCGAACGGCCGGGGGCTGCATGTCGTGCTGTTCGCGGTATCGCTCGGGCTCTGCCTGTTCAATATTCTGCCGAATAAAGCCAGCATGAACGAGATCAAGAAGGCCCAGGAGATGGGCATCCTTAATTATGAAGCATATACGATCTTTGCTCAAGACCGGACAGAGCTGGTGCAGGCCAGCGAGATTACCCAGGACAGCATTAACCAGCTCAAAGGCATCGATCCTGCGGCAGTCTCGCCCTATGCCGGTGCCGCGAAGAACAAGAATCTGATTGTGATCCAGCTGGAGTCGTTCCAGAACTTCCTGCTCGGCCTGAAGCTTGACGGCCAGGAGGTGACCCCTAACCTGAACCGCCTGATGGAGAACAGCCTGTACTTCAATAACTTCTATCAGATGGTCGGCCAGGGCAATACCTCTGACGCGGAATTCGTAGTCAACTCGTCGTTCTATATTCCTCCGCAGGGCGCAGCGACCATGTCCTATATCGACAAGGAGCTGCCGAGCCTGCCCCGTCTCTTGCAGGCCAGCGGCTATCAGACTGCCACCTTCCATACGAATGTGGTGGAATTCTGGAACCGCGGGGAACTGTACAGCGCCCTGGGCTGGGAGAAGTATTATGACCATGAGTTCTTCGGAGACGAGGATGCCTTCTTCTTCGGCGCTTCCGATGAGGTGCTCTACCGCAAAACCGCCGGGAAGCTGAAGGAGATGGGCGCAGCCGGCCAGCCGTTCTACGCGCAGGTGATCTCCATGTCTGCACATCATCCGTTCACCATTCCTGCAGAGAAGTACAAGATGAAGCTGCCCGAGCGGTATGAAGGTACGTTCGTGGGGGATTATATCCGCTCGCAGAACTATGCGGACTATGCCTTCGGCCAATTCGTGGATGAACTGAAGGCGGATGGTCTGTGGGACAACAGCCTGATTATGGTCTATGGCGACCATATGGGGCTGCCGATCTACTCACTTGACCATGATGACAAGGAATTAATGAAGGAAATCTACGGTCATGACTACAGCTACGCCAATATGCTCAATATTCCGCTGCTGATCCATAGCGAGGGCGCACTTGCTCCGCAGAAGCTGGAGCAGGTGGGCGGAGAGGTCGATATTCTGCCGACTGCCGCCAGTCTGCTGGGTGTGCCGGTGGATCACCAGATCCATTTCGGCCAGGATCTGCTCAGCCAGACCTACAATCTGCTGCCGCAGCGGTACTACCTGCCGACCGGCTCCTTCATTGCCAGCTCGGCGCTGCTGATTCCCGGCAACAGCTTCGAGGATAATACCCAATATCCGCTGGCTGCCGGAGGGCATGCTCCTGCCGGTACCGAGGATGAATACAGCCGCGCGCTGCGGCTGCGCCAGTTGTCGGACAGCTACATCATGCAGCTGCCGGACAAAGCTCCGGCCGCAGAATAG
- a CDS encoding MarR family transcriptional regulator, translated as MSQEINPLIERVGLSMWRVQRRIMSQMSLHKELGLTVPQFGLLQMISQEKQARVIQLAEKMEVKSSAVTVMLDRLELLELITRVPDENDRRAVLVTITDKGQDVLEEAQYRSMLLLQEHLSILEPAELENFARYFLILENQER; from the coding sequence ATGTCACAAGAAATCAATCCGCTGATCGAACGTGTGGGATTGTCCATGTGGAGGGTACAGCGCAGAATCATGTCACAGATGTCGCTGCATAAGGAGCTGGGGCTGACTGTGCCGCAGTTTGGGCTGCTGCAGATGATCTCTCAGGAGAAGCAGGCGAGAGTCATTCAGCTGGCTGAGAAAATGGAGGTCAAATCCAGTGCAGTCACCGTCATGCTCGACCGCCTGGAGCTGCTGGAGCTGATTACCCGGGTGCCGGACGAGAATGACCGCAGGGCGGTGCTGGTCACCATAACCGATAAGGGGCAGGATGTTCTGGAGGAAGCGCAGTACCGTTCCATGCTGCTGCTGCAGGAGCATCTGTCGATACTGGAGCCGGCAGAGCTGGAGAACTTCGCGCGCTACTTCCTGATCCTTGAGAACCAGGAGCGCTAA
- a CDS encoding methyl-accepting chemotaxis protein, translated as MKLATKLTWMMLVVLLLVGSSIGFFGYRAAYKQIDEAAGIELVGCANITTGLIDPADITALAAGDTSKLSTVEDRIGWITDHKPIFKEAFILSLDGKVLAADKRFKSRGYKAGDSFYFSDTDKQIITSMKHSTYSKVYTYEGTSLKTGYGPIYQDHDPTKPIIALMAINFDGPLIQTRTMDIITRPFIIGSSILIIAILAAYLLIRRMVHPLSKLSASVNTVAKGDLTREPLLFTSKDEIGQLARDFNAMTLNLRNLITQVNDTSMLVASSSQELSASAQETNRAGEHSVNVTLELADGAHAQLQNLEGSFKAVQDMSHFITEIAGNADSAMNQAAVNSRKARIGRESMDSTTAQMGIVGASISDLSGIIEALGSHSKEIENIVGTIASIAEETNLLSLNAAIEAARAGEEGRGFAVVAGSVRKLAERSAASARQIGELVSLIVDQMDKAGETMRRSTEEMLHGKEMIIAAGHSFSEIEVSVSDMSVQSQQISATVRELSQLSEGLVTAIQKIVAVSNQTAEGAETLSASSQEQLAAMEEVESSAAFLSSLAEKLQVLVENFKV; from the coding sequence ATGAAATTGGCAACAAAATTAACCTGGATGATGCTGGTTGTATTGCTTCTGGTGGGCTCATCCATAGGCTTCTTCGGATATCGTGCTGCCTACAAGCAGATTGATGAAGCCGCGGGCATTGAATTGGTAGGCTGTGCGAACATTACCACCGGCCTGATCGATCCTGCCGACATTACCGCTCTGGCTGCCGGTGACACCAGCAAGCTAAGTACCGTCGAAGACCGTATAGGCTGGATTACGGACCATAAGCCGATTTTCAAAGAGGCCTTCATTCTCTCCCTGGACGGCAAGGTTCTGGCCGCAGACAAACGCTTCAAGTCAAGAGGATACAAGGCAGGGGACAGCTTCTACTTCTCTGATACAGATAAACAGATAATCACCAGCATGAAGCATTCTACCTACTCCAAGGTCTACACCTACGAAGGCACCTCGCTCAAAACCGGCTACGGCCCCATCTATCAGGATCACGACCCTACCAAACCCATCATTGCGCTCATGGCCATTAACTTCGACGGCCCGCTGATTCAGACCCGGACAATGGACATTATCACCCGCCCCTTCATCATCGGCAGCTCCATTCTGATTATTGCCATTCTCGCCGCTTATCTGCTGATCCGCCGGATGGTTCACCCGCTCTCCAAGCTGTCAGCTTCTGTTAACACGGTGGCCAAAGGCGACCTTACCCGCGAACCGCTGCTCTTCACCAGCAAGGACGAGATCGGCCAGCTGGCCCGTGACTTCAATGCCATGACCCTGAATCTGCGCAACCTGATTACCCAGGTCAATGATACCTCCATGCTGGTCGCCTCCTCCTCGCAGGAGCTCTCTGCCAGCGCCCAGGAGACCAACCGTGCCGGGGAACACAGCGTGAATGTCACTCTGGAGCTGGCTGACGGGGCACACGCCCAGCTGCAGAATCTGGAGGGAAGCTTCAAGGCTGTGCAGGATATGTCGCATTTCATTACCGAAATCGCCGGCAATGCGGACAGTGCGATGAACCAGGCGGCCGTCAACTCCCGGAAAGCGCGGATCGGCCGGGAATCTATGGATTCCACCACCGCCCAGATGGGCATTGTCGGCGCCAGCATCTCGGATCTGTCCGGCATTATTGAAGCGCTGGGCAGCCATTCCAAAGAGATAGAGAATATTGTCGGTACTATAGCCAGTATAGCCGAGGAGACCAACCTGTTATCCCTCAATGCGGCGATTGAGGCGGCGCGGGCCGGAGAAGAGGGCCGGGGCTTCGCGGTTGTAGCCGGGTCTGTGCGCAAGCTCGCTGAACGCTCCGCCGCATCGGCCCGCCAGATCGGCGAGCTGGTCAGCCTGATCGTGGACCAGATGGACAAGGCCGGAGAGACAATGCGGCGCTCCACGGAAGAGATGCTGCACGGTAAGGAGATGATTATAGCGGCTGGGCATTCCTTCTCCGAGATTGAAGTCTCCGTCTCCGATATGTCTGTCCAGAGCCAGCAGATTTCAGCCACCGTCCGCGAGCTGTCCCAGCTCTCCGAAGGGCTGGTAACAGCGATCCAGAAGATTGTCGCCGTCTCCAACCAGACCGCAGAAGGCGCAGAGACCTTATCCGCCTCCTCCCAGGAACAGCTTGCCGCCATGGAAGAGGTCGAATCCTCCGCTGCCTTTCTGTCCTCGCTCGCCGAGAAGCTGCAGGTGCTGGTGGAGAACTTCAAGGTCTAG